TACGGCCCTTTCGTCTATGCCTCTGACGATTCTATAATAAAAACGGCCTGTTTTTCCAAAGTTTCGAATGAGCTCATCTTCTGTAAGCTTCTTAAGATCAGCACCGGTATGCAGCCCCATTCCCTTCATCTTTGAAGCTGTCACTTTTCCCACTCCATGGAATTTTTCAACCGGCAGGGTTTCCATGAAGGCCTCTATTGACGATGGTCCAATAAACTTCAGACCGTCAGGTTTATTAATATCCGAAGCTATTTTAGCAACAAACTTATTGACGGATACACCGGCAGAAGCCGTTAACTGCAGTTCGTCCTTTATCGCTTGCTTTATTTGTTTTGCGATCTCTAATGCCGAACCAATGTTCAATTTATCACTAGTAACATCCAGGTACGCTTCATCCAGCGATAAGGGTTCAATCAGGTCGGTATACCTGCTGAATATTTCGCGTATTTTCCGGGAAACATCTTTATAAACTTCAAATCTGGGGCGTACAAATAATGCATGGGGACAAAGTTGCAAAGCCTGCTTACTGGGCATAGCCGATCGTATACCAAATTTGCGCGCTTCATAACTGGCAGTAGCGACGACACCTCCCCTGCCTTGCGGCAAACCACCAACAACTAAAGGCTTTTCGCGATATTCCGGATTATCGCGTTGTTCTACCGATGCATAAAACGCATCCATATCTACATGAATGATCTTGCGGAGGCGTGGAACTATGGCGGCGTTGTCATTCTGTTTATTCATCATGAGATCGGCATGTTTCGTATAATCTCCAGAAAAGTTATTAACAAAGATAGCAAAATACTAATGTTTTTAGCATAGTATTACCTTTATTTGATTAGCTTTACTTATGGTAAATAAACAGGAGAACCCGTATAGACTATTTGACCAGGAAATCCTTCAGTTTTGGAAGGATGATGGGGTAAAGTATATAAAGCTGGTTGAGTTACAGACTAACCTTCGAACCAGGTTTTTTGAACTGATTCCTGATTCTGAGATTCCCGATTCTGATGAAACGATTTATTCCATCGACTCTGACGATATTACGGAATTACTGGAAGATGGAGGCAATATCAAGTTTTTAGTACATGAAATCTACCTTGGGGAAGCGTAATACGCGTTATATCGCCCTTGTATATTTAACCAGATTATTAGCCATACCATTAAAAACAAAGAAATGAAATGGTGATACGAGATACCAATATAATCTACCCGAAAGGCCGCTGGGACGAAACGTCGCTGTTTGCTGAAGGTATTTATCCCCTTCTTTCTCTATGATACGAAACTCGAGCCAGGCCTCTCCCGGAAGTTTCATCTCTGCGTAAAGCAATAGCCGCTTTTCCGGCCGGTCTGCTGCAAGCACCCTCCAGAAGTCGAGCGTATCCCCGTTATAAATGGTATGCATATTTGTCCTTCCGCGACGTAGACCCACTCCGCCACAAATTTTATCCATAAAACCTCTTAGCCCCCATAGCCAATCAGCATAATACCAACCTCTTTTTCCCCCTATAGACCATATATTATTGAGCACCTGCTCCTCGTTCGCACTAATAAGCTTCAGTCTTCGGTCAACAAAACACCCGTCCGATGGGATATCGATGTGTTTAAACAGGGAGCTGTCGGCATAACTTGAGATGAACGAATCCTTCCAGCTTGAAACAACATCGTTCTGCTCGATTTTCTGAAAAGCTAACTGAACAGCCTTTCGGTAAGACAAGGGGACAATACCCAGCATTTCCCGTAGATTGTTAGGGGTTGCCACCACTTCTGTTTTCATGCTGTTCACAAGGTTTACGGCCAGCTTATAGGAAGTAGAGGTAACAAAGTAAAGCCAGTAAGAAGAAATCCGCGGTGTCATAACCGGAACAGTCAGGATAAATCTTTTCAATCCCCGCACTTCTGCATACTGCAATAGCATTTCTTTATACGACAGAACATCAGCGCCTCCTACGTCATATGACTTGCCAAGAGTTTCGGACCTGAGTAACACACCCGTAAGATACTCAAGAACATTTCTCACAGCAATTGGATGCGTTCGCGTATTTACCCATCTGGGTGTGATCATAAAGGGAAGTTTTTCTACCAGATCACGAATTATTTCGAACGAAGCGCTTCCTGAACCAACTATTATACCAGCTTTTATTGCTGTAAGAGGGACAGTGCCCGAAGCAAGAATTTCTTCGACCTTCTTTCTTGAAGCAAGATGCCTGGAAAGTATGGTGTGGTTGGCAATACCTCCAAGATAGATGATCTGTTTTGCCGACGTTTTCGAAACCAGTGAAAGGAAATTAGTGGCGGATATTTCTTCCATTATTTCGAAATCTTTTATGCCTGCACTCATCGAATGAATGAGATAATAAGCACAATCGATATCGTGAACAGGTGAAACGTCTGTAATCTCCTTCAGAAAGTCAGCCTCGAAAAGTGACACCCCTTGATGGTTGTATATTCCTTCCGAGGGGATACGTCTTTTATCTCTCACACAACATACTACTTCATGTCCTTGTTCCAGGAGCAGAGGAAGAAGTCTTTTCCCTATATATCCGGATGCACCTGTTAATAGAATTTTCATTTTGAGAATAATTGCCGGTAATTAAGTCGCTTTGTAGCTCACCTTATCAGACCGGTGTATACATAGAATAGTGTATAAAGGTTGCACCCATAATAGTTAAGAAACCCAGGAAAAGTATGAAATAAGGCTATCGTAATACACTGAGGGATATCAGGTGACTATAATATCCGAATGTTAAAGGAGCTTTAGAAAAATCACTCCGCCAGGAAAGCAGAATAAAAAAAAACCGGGATAAAGCCTCATAAGCCTTCCCGGTTGAAGATTTTACTACTTCTTTTTCCCAATTGCTGAATCGTCTTTTGAAGACGACTTTTTGCTGGCCTGATAGTCAGAGGTTGATTTTTTACCTTCTGTGCTTGGCGCTTTCTTAATGTTTTTGCTGCCTTTATCTTTACTCATGGTACTTATATTTAGGTCTATTTAAGCTTTCTACTTGCTTATTAACACAAATATACCGAACTCGTTTTACAAAAAACGTATTAATCGTTAAGGCTTTTTATACCAAGGGTTCCTGCTGGCTCAAACAATGGAAACTACCCAGCCCCCAGATAATATCTGTGGAGTCAATACCTGTAACCTGCCTTTCGGGAAAACAGCCACTAATGATGTCCAGAGCTTTGTCATCATGCTTACAACGATATGTAGGTACAATAACGTGCCTGTTGCTGATATAAAAATTGGCGTAAGACGCCGGGAGGCGCATGCCTTCGTATACCACGGCATCAGGCATTGGCAGTTCTATTACGTTCAACTGTTTACCACTGAGGAGACGCATATGACTTAATGCTTGTAAGTTCTGCTGCAGTAAGCTATAGTTATCATCGTTGATATTGGTTTCTACTACAGAAAGTACGGTATCTTCATTCACAAAGCGGATCGTATCATCAATATGCCCATCAGTATCATCGCCCACAATTCCTTCGTCTACCCACAGTACCTGGTCAATGCCATAAAACTCACTGAGGTATTTCTCAATCTGGTTTTGCTTAAGTTGCGGATTGCGATTCTGATTTAGAAGGCAGCAAGTGGAGGTAAGCACAGTGCCTTTTCCATTAAATTCAACAGAACCACCTTCCATGACGATACCGGGATGAAAAACAGGAATGTTAAACTGACTACCGATTAACGAGGGGATTACGTCGTCGAGATCGTAGGGAGGATATTTGTCACCCCAGGCATTGTATCCCCAATCTACGATAACTTTTTTATCAACTGCTTCCGGATTGATCAGAAAAGCAGGACCGTGGTCCCTGCACCAGGCGTCGTTCGTAGGGTGCAGAAAGAACTCTACCTGGCTGAGATCTACGCCCGCTTCGACGAGATGACACTTGGCAGACTGTTTCATAGCCTCGTCATTTACATTGATTCGTACTTTTTCGCCGGTACTGAGCATTTTAACGAATTGGCTGTATTGGCTGTAAATGCTTGCAATTTTCCCCGGCCAGCTTTCTTCTTTATGCGGCCAACTCAGCCATGTCGCTTCATGTGGTGCCCACTCTGCAGGAAAACTGTAACCCAGACTCTTGGGAGTTGCATATTCCGTATTCATATCCTAGCTAGTCTTCGTCGATGTAACGTTTGGTAATCGGTCCATAAGAATCAATGCGGCGATCGCGGAGGAAAGGCCAATGCGTGCGATAACGATCAGATTTACTTAGATCAATATCCTCTACATGAATTTCTTCATCCTGATGGGAGGCTTGATAAAGCACTGTACCAAAGGGATTTGCTACAAATGATCCACCCCAGAATTTCATAGGCCCTTCGTCTCCTACCCTGTTCACACTCACCACATGAACACCATTTGCCACTGCATGACTGCGCTGGATTGTTTGCCATGCATTATACTGTTCAGTATTGGTACCCACATCCTGAGAAGAGGCCCAGCCGATCGCAGTAGGAAAGAATAATATCTCGGCACCCATCAGCGAAGTAATGCGCGCTGCCTCGGGATACCATTGATCCCAGCAGATGAGAACTCCAATAGTGGCATAACGTGTTTTAAATACCTTATAGCCCATGTCACCAGGGGTAAAATAGAATTTTTCGTAATATCCTGGATCATCTGGAATATGCATCTTCCGGTATTTTCCCAGATAGCTGCCGTCAGCATCAATCACGGCAGTGGTATTGTGATAAAGCCCCTGTGTACGTTTCTCAAAAAGAGAAGCGATAATTACAACATTCAGTTCTTTGGCAACTTCAGAAAGTGAGGTTGTAGATGGACCAGGGATACTTTCTGCAAGAAGAAAATTGTCGTAATCTTCTACGTCACAAAAATACAGGGAAGTAAACAACTCCTGAAGACACACAATCTCCGCTCCTTTTTCTGCTGCCTCCCTTACTTTGGATATTGCCTTCGCAAGGTTTTCTTCCTTAGCGGCGGTGCAGCTCATCTGTACAAGTCCTACTTTTACGTTCTGCTTCATTTTATGTCTTACATTTAGCGTTTCAGGGGCACTCTATTTGTTAATTATTGTTAATTCTTCAAATCGCCTGAGTCCTTAATCAGGAACATCGACTTCGTTAAAAAGCTGCAAAGTTAAAAATTTTAGCGGCGAACGATGCAGTTCGTGCAGCTTTTAATATACGGATGAGAATTTTCGACACTTTGGCCCGCAACTTTTTGAAAATGAGCACCAACATTTTAGAAGCTGAAAAGTTTATATTTAAACTTTTCAAAGACAATGTTGGGAACAGAGCAAGGTAAAAGTAATTTATTGGAGGCCTCGAAAGACGAGGTTTTTAAAGAGACGATAACTAAAGTATCGGATTTTAAGTTCGGTGCTAAAGTGGCAGGGGTCTTTGATGATATGGTAAGCCGTTCGGTGCCGTTTTATGGAGAAATGCAGAGAATGATCTCTGAACTGGCGGCAGATCACGCTCAGATGGGGACAAATGTATATGATCTCGGCTGCTCAACTGGAACTACCATGATCGGCATGAACACCACAATACCCCATGATATCAAATTTATAGGGATTGATGAAGCCGAACAGATGCTGATAAAATGCGATGAGAAACTGAAAGAAGCCGGTTTTACGCGTCCCTACGAGCTAGTTACAGCCAATATGCATGAGGGGTTTAAAATAGAGAACGCGTCGGTCGTGGTACTTTGTCTTACACTGCAGTTTATCCGACCTATAGCCAGAGAAAAGGTTTTGAAAACAATAGTCGACGGTCTTGCTCCGGGGGGAGTATTGATACTGATAGAAAAGATCCTTGCTGAAGAGAGCCTCTTTAACCGCAACTTCATTAAATATTACTATGATTTGAAACGGCGCAATCACTATAGTGAAATGGAGATTTCGCAGAAGAGAGAAGCCTTAGAGAATGTACTGATACCCTATAAGCTGAGTGAGAATATCCTCATGCTACGCGAAGCCGGTTTCTCACACTGCGAGGTGTTTTTCAAATGGTATAATTTTTCGGGTGTAATCGCTATAAAAAACTAATATGATTGCTATAGGCAACTTCTTTTTCAAGTACCGGAACCTTCTCTTCGTTTTTCTTTATCTGGCGTTGTTTATTCCTTCAGACAAAGTATTCAGCCCCGATCTTCTCGGCACCAATTACTATGTCTGGCCGATTTCTCTGGGTTTAATTATAACAGTACTGGGACAGCTTATCAGGGGGCTCACTATCGGCCTTGCTTATATTGTCCGCGGCGGTCGCGACAAGAAGGTTTATGCAGATAAACTGGTAACTGAAGGCATTTTTAACCATTGCCGTAACCCGCTCTATGTGGGTAATATTCTGATGTTGTTAGGAGTAGGCATCCTTTCCAACTCTCTTTTGTTTATAGCTGTGTTTATGCCGCTGTTCCTTTTTATTTATCAAGCAATTGTATTGGCCGAGGAAAACTTCCTGAGAAATAAGTTTGGCGGCGACTTTATTGCTTACTGCAGCAGGGTAAACCGCTGGTTAATTAACCTTAAGGGTCTGACAGCAACGTTTAAAAGCATGCGCTTTAACGCTAAACGGTGGGTACTGAAGGAATATAACACACAGTACGTATGGCTTGTGGGCATAGCGCTGCTCCTTCTAAAATATCCGGAGGTTACGCGTAACGACAGCGACCTGAGAAATATTCTTATAGTAATAATCCTTACCGCGCTCACTCTAATATATCTCTTTGTAAGGTATCTGAAGAAGTCGGGTAAGATGGTGGAATCGTGAACATAACACATTCTGTAGCAACTATAATTGCCATGATCTACGATGAGAAACTCCGGATCTGAAAAATTTTAAAACTTAATTCCCTTTATTTTTATTTGATAATATCATCATCCGGTCTATATTTGGCAATTACTAACAGAATTAACCACTCTAATGGATTTATTTTACGAAAACTTAATTTACTTTATCCCGGTTATGGGACTGATTGGGATCGTGATAATGCTGTCGAAATCGCGATGGGTTATTAAACAAGAAACAGGTGACGAGAACATGAATACTCTGGCAGGGTATATCGCCGCCGGTGCGATGGCTTTCCTCCGGGCCGAATGGAAGATACTTTCTTACTTTGCCATTGTTACGGCAGCTATACTTGCATGGTCGGGAACTCTTATTGAAACATCAAGCTGGGTTATCGCCATTTCTTTTCTTATAGGCGCTTTTACTTCTGCCCTCGCAGGATACATCGGCATGAATATCGCCACTAAAGCTAATGTTCGCACTACCCAGGCGGCACGAACCAGTCTGGCAAAAGCACTTAAGGTTTCGTTTACCGGCGGAAGCGTGATGGGGCTTGGAGTTGCAGGACTTGCAGTTCTGGGGCTTGGCTCATTGTTCATTGTCTTTTACCAGATGTATGTAGTACAGGTAGGCGGACACGTAAACGGACCAGGAATGCAGAAGGCATTGGAGGTGCTTGCTGGCTTTTCTCTCGGAGCGGAATCGATTGCACTGTTTGCTCGTGTGGGTGGTGGAATCTATACAAAAGCTGCAGATGTGGGCGCAGATCTTGTAGGAAAAGTTGAAGCCGGTATCCCTGAGGATGACGTTCGTAACCCGGCAACCATCGCCGATAATGTTGGCGATAACGTCGGAGATGTTGCAGGTATGGGTGCTGACCTTTTTGGGTCATATGTCGCTACAATTCTTGCGACAATGGTTCTTGGACGGGAGATTGTATCAAACGACAGCTTCGGAGGTATTGCTCCGGTTCTGCTTCCCATGTTTATTGCGGGTATCGGGCTGAT
The window above is part of the Arcticibacter tournemirensis genome. Proteins encoded here:
- a CDS encoding methyltransferase family protein, whose translation is MIAIGNFFFKYRNLLFVFLYLALFIPSDKVFSPDLLGTNYYVWPISLGLIITVLGQLIRGLTIGLAYIVRGGRDKKVYADKLVTEGIFNHCRNPLYVGNILMLLGVGILSNSLLFIAVFMPLFLFIYQAIVLAEENFLRNKFGGDFIAYCSRVNRWLINLKGLTATFKSMRFNAKRWVLKEYNTQYVWLVGIALLLLKYPEVTRNDSDLRNILIVIILTALTLIYLFVRYLKKSGKMVES
- a CDS encoding SDR family oxidoreductase; the protein is MKILLTGASGYIGKRLLPLLLEQGHEVVCCVRDKRRIPSEGIYNHQGVSLFEADFLKEITDVSPVHDIDCAYYLIHSMSAGIKDFEIMEEISATNFLSLVSKTSAKQIIYLGGIANHTILSRHLASRKKVEEILASGTVPLTAIKAGIIVGSGSASFEIIRDLVEKLPFMITPRWVNTRTHPIAVRNVLEYLTGVLLRSETLGKSYDVGGADVLSYKEMLLQYAEVRGLKRFILTVPVMTPRISSYWLYFVTSTSYKLAVNLVNSMKTEVVATPNNLREMLGIVPLSYRKAVQLAFQKIEQNDVVSSWKDSFISSYADSSLFKHIDIPSDGCFVDRRLKLISANEEQVLNNIWSIGGKRGWYYADWLWGLRGFMDKICGGVGLRRGRTNMHTIYNGDTLDFWRVLAADRPEKRLLLYAEMKLPGEAWLEFRIIEKEGDKYLQQTATFRPSGLSGRLYWYLVSPFHFFVFNGMANNLVKYTRAI
- the dinB gene encoding DNA polymerase IV; this encodes MNKQNDNAAIVPRLRKIIHVDMDAFYASVEQRDNPEYREKPLVVGGLPQGRGGVVATASYEARKFGIRSAMPSKQALQLCPHALFVRPRFEVYKDVSRKIREIFSRYTDLIEPLSLDEAYLDVTSDKLNIGSALEIAKQIKQAIKDELQLTASAGVSVNKFVAKIASDINKPDGLKFIGPSSIEAFMETLPVEKFHGVGKVTASKMKGMGLHTGADLKKLTEDELIRNFGKTGRFYYRIVRGIDERAVQSYRETKSLAAEDTFARDLLTQEEMDDELTRIAGLVHKRLQKNDLKGRTITLKIKYSDFKQITRSQSYPQPVSDLETIVQTARQLLISTSPEGKPTRLLGISLSNFKDPDLAHRPEKLSLQLSLF
- the cmoA gene encoding carboxy-S-adenosyl-L-methionine synthase CmoA, which encodes MLGTEQGKSNLLEASKDEVFKETITKVSDFKFGAKVAGVFDDMVSRSVPFYGEMQRMISELAADHAQMGTNVYDLGCSTGTTMIGMNTTIPHDIKFIGIDEAEQMLIKCDEKLKEAGFTRPYELVTANMHEGFKIENASVVVLCLTLQFIRPIAREKVLKTIVDGLAPGGVLILIEKILAEESLFNRNFIKYYYDLKRRNHYSEMEISQKREALENVLIPYKLSENILMLREAGFSHCEVFFKWYNFSGVIAIKN
- a CDS encoding carbon-nitrogen hydrolase is translated as MKQNVKVGLVQMSCTAAKEENLAKAISKVREAAEKGAEIVCLQELFTSLYFCDVEDYDNFLLAESIPGPSTTSLSEVAKELNVVIIASLFEKRTQGLYHNTTAVIDADGSYLGKYRKMHIPDDPGYYEKFYFTPGDMGYKVFKTRYATIGVLICWDQWYPEAARITSLMGAEILFFPTAIGWASSQDVGTNTEQYNAWQTIQRSHAVANGVHVVSVNRVGDEGPMKFWGGSFVANPFGTVLYQASHQDEEIHVEDIDLSKSDRYRTHWPFLRDRRIDSYGPITKRYIDED
- a CDS encoding agmatine deiminase family protein, producing MNTEYATPKSLGYSFPAEWAPHEATWLSWPHKEESWPGKIASIYSQYSQFVKMLSTGEKVRINVNDEAMKQSAKCHLVEAGVDLSQVEFFLHPTNDAWCRDHGPAFLINPEAVDKKVIVDWGYNAWGDKYPPYDLDDVIPSLIGSQFNIPVFHPGIVMEGGSVEFNGKGTVLTSTCCLLNQNRNPQLKQNQIEKYLSEFYGIDQVLWVDEGIVGDDTDGHIDDTIRFVNEDTVLSVVETNINDDNYSLLQQNLQALSHMRLLSGKQLNVIELPMPDAVVYEGMRLPASYANFYISNRHVIVPTYRCKHDDKALDIISGCFPERQVTGIDSTDIIWGLGSFHCLSQQEPLV